In Rariglobus hedericola, the following proteins share a genomic window:
- a CDS encoding WYL domain-containing protein, with the protein MTMLRNWVIGVFCATVCVQASLGAEADNAAVLTQALRARSVVTFTYKGQERTVEPHALGKATDDKPALLAWQTSGGSNTEPPPGWRVFLVAEIAGLKMTAQKFEKPRADYRAKARGLISIDIDVLAPQPTPVPPSPPAAPAK; encoded by the coding sequence ATGACAATGCTTCGAAACTGGGTGATCGGAGTGTTTTGCGCGACCGTGTGCGTGCAGGCGAGCCTCGGGGCGGAAGCGGACAACGCGGCCGTGTTAACGCAGGCGTTGCGCGCGCGAAGTGTGGTGACGTTTACCTACAAAGGTCAGGAGCGCACGGTGGAGCCGCATGCGCTGGGCAAGGCGACGGATGACAAGCCGGCGTTGCTCGCGTGGCAGACGTCGGGCGGGAGCAACACCGAGCCGCCGCCCGGCTGGCGCGTATTTCTGGTGGCGGAGATCGCGGGGCTGAAAATGACCGCGCAAAAATTCGAAAAACCGCGCGCTGATTACCGTGCGAAAGCGCGCGGCTTGATATCGATCGATATCGACGTGCTGGCGCCCCAGCCAACCCCGGTGCCGCCCTCGCCACCTGCGGCACCGGCGAAGTAA
- a CDS encoding flavodoxin family protein → MPANDRRPRLLLINASLAGDAGNSAVFFDAARALLAPQADVKQLTLARDGTDLATLLPALAEADGFLFGTGTHWDSWSSLLQQFLENATPAEGTSVWLGKPTAVVVSEHSVGGKGVLSRLQGVLVTLGCSIPPMSGLVLSRAALIAVDHDAHAARDFWCRDDLSVVCHNLVEAAAGTHHWQTWPVDREDFSARWA, encoded by the coding sequence ATGCCCGCCAATGATCGTCGTCCCCGCCTTCTCTTGATCAACGCATCGCTCGCCGGAGACGCGGGTAACTCTGCCGTATTTTTCGACGCAGCCCGGGCATTGCTCGCACCGCAGGCCGACGTGAAACAACTCACGCTCGCACGCGATGGCACCGACCTTGCGACCCTCCTGCCCGCACTTGCCGAAGCCGATGGTTTTCTCTTCGGCACCGGCACGCACTGGGATTCCTGGAGCAGTCTGCTGCAACAATTCCTAGAAAACGCCACGCCCGCTGAAGGCACGTCCGTCTGGCTCGGCAAACCCACCGCCGTGGTGGTCAGCGAACACAGTGTCGGCGGCAAAGGCGTCCTCTCCCGACTCCAAGGCGTGCTCGTCACCCTCGGCTGCAGCATCCCTCCCATGAGCGGACTCGTGCTCTCCCGCGCCGCGCTCATCGCCGTGGATCACGACGCGCACGCCGCCCGCGATTTCTGGTGCCGCGACGACCTCTCTGTCGTTTGCCACAACCTCGTCGAAGCCGCCGCCGGCACGCACCACTGGCAAACCTGGCCCGTGGACCGCGAAGATTTCTCCGCCCGCTGGGCCTGA
- a CDS encoding DUF4202 domain-containing protein — protein sequence MSASAYTRARELIDSAHAADPTRTADGRAAELVYADRVEAWVLKLVADAPPILALAARCQHLERWLTPRTTFPEGKVGYLTWRRSLYVKQAERARELLLAAGISDIEADEVRTWVSKTGLKTNPGTQALEDAAVLVFLENEIGDFAAQHTEYPREKFIDILQKTWRKLSSAAQQAALGLDLPPAIAALVREALAG from the coding sequence ATGTCAGCTTCCGCCTACACCAGAGCTCGCGAACTCATCGATTCCGCCCACGCCGCCGATCCCACGCGGACGGCTGATGGACGCGCGGCCGAGCTGGTTTACGCCGATCGCGTCGAGGCATGGGTTCTGAAGCTCGTTGCCGACGCCCCACCCATCCTCGCCCTCGCCGCACGCTGCCAGCATCTTGAACGCTGGCTTACCCCACGCACCACCTTTCCGGAGGGCAAAGTGGGCTACCTCACCTGGCGCCGCTCGCTTTACGTCAAACAAGCCGAGCGCGCCCGCGAACTGCTCCTCGCCGCGGGCATCTCCGACATCGAAGCCGACGAAGTTCGCACCTGGGTTTCCAAGACCGGACTGAAAACCAATCCCGGCACGCAAGCTCTCGAAGACGCCGCCGTGCTCGTGTTTTTGGAAAACGAAATCGGTGACTTCGCCGCGCAACACACCGAATACCCGCGCGAGAAGTTCATCGATATCCTTCAGAAAACCTGGCGCAAACTCAGCTCCGCCGCGCAACAAGCCGCTCTCGGCCTCGACCTGCCGCCCGCCATCGCCGCCCTCGTGCGCGAAGCACTCGCCGGCTGA
- a CDS encoding DUF3592 domain-containing protein, which translates to MDAPSAFADDEMIRFLAAPVPRTVPVQLRKRAMRETAGRGVLLVALMLLVFGVVFSAAFFPRRSIDQWRLDHGPAGEARGRIVSVANTNLSINDVQVKAYRFEFTGPDERRIEGECFYTGRRWKEGADVSVVYSMEDPTLACVKGARLGQMGMGGFAVVLLPLAAVGVFAWWLRARRRVGWLLTHGSLGDFIVESVERTNVTVNKQRQFKITLRRADDGIASVHTLRWHQPNRLELINRRKESGQAIFGLFDPTKPNRIVLPELWMKS; encoded by the coding sequence ATGGACGCCCCTTCCGCTTTTGCCGACGACGAGATGATCCGCTTTCTGGCCGCTCCGGTGCCGCGCACGGTTCCGGTCCAATTGCGCAAACGGGCCATGAGGGAAACCGCTGGGCGCGGCGTGTTGTTGGTAGCACTCATGTTGCTGGTCTTTGGCGTGGTGTTTTCGGCGGCGTTTTTTCCGCGTCGGTCCATTGACCAATGGCGACTGGATCACGGTCCGGCAGGTGAAGCGCGCGGGCGCATCGTGTCCGTGGCGAATACGAATCTCTCGATCAACGATGTGCAGGTGAAGGCGTATCGATTTGAGTTCACGGGGCCGGATGAACGACGGATCGAAGGAGAGTGCTTCTATACCGGCCGGCGCTGGAAGGAAGGCGCGGACGTGAGTGTGGTCTATTCGATGGAGGATCCAACGCTGGCCTGCGTGAAGGGCGCGCGATTGGGGCAAATGGGAATGGGCGGCTTTGCGGTGGTGTTGCTGCCTTTGGCCGCGGTGGGAGTCTTCGCGTGGTGGTTGCGGGCACGACGTCGTGTGGGCTGGCTGCTGACGCACGGGAGTCTCGGCGATTTTATCGTGGAGTCGGTTGAGCGGACGAATGTGACGGTTAACAAGCAGAGGCAGTTTAAGATCACGTTACGACGGGCCGATGACGGGATCGCCTCGGTCCACACGCTGCGCTGGCATCAGCCGAACCGCCTTGAGCTGATCAATCGCCGCAAGGAAAGCGGCCAGGCGATATTCGGATTGTTTGATCCCACGAAACCCAACCGGATCGTGCTGCCGGAACTGTGGATGAAGTCGTAA
- a CDS encoding YkgJ family cysteine cluster protein, with the protein MSNSITDCLRCGVCCHSNLDTYVRVTGADWDRLGVDAERVAGFVGNRAYMRMEGGHCAALDVRTTPEGAREFFCTVYERRPQLCRDLARGSPQCEGELLAKAARVQAGAKQGMG; encoded by the coding sequence TTGAGCAATTCCATCACCGACTGCCTCCGTTGCGGGGTTTGTTGTCATTCAAATCTGGATACCTACGTGCGCGTCACCGGCGCCGACTGGGATCGGCTCGGCGTCGATGCGGAACGCGTCGCGGGGTTCGTTGGCAACCGGGCCTACATGCGCATGGAAGGCGGACATTGCGCGGCGCTTGATGTAAGAACCACGCCGGAGGGCGCGCGTGAGTTTTTCTGCACGGTTTATGAACGACGTCCGCAACTGTGCCGGGATCTGGCGCGAGGTTCGCCGCAATGCGAAGGGGAATTGCTGGCCAAGGCTGCGCGGGTGCAGGCAGGGGCGAAGCAGGGGATGGGGTGA
- the pdxH gene encoding pyridoxamine 5'-phosphate oxidase encodes MTNPLDTFQSWFDDAKRHGVHEPSAMALSTVDADGRPSVRMVLLKHADEHGFVFYTNTDSPKADDLRHLPYAALCFYWNPPGRQVRVTGKVEAVTTEEADAYFNSRPYLSRIGAWASKQSQPLDGYAELERAVAATMIQHPRGRMPRPPHWHGYRVVPDVIELWQERPFRLHERAAYKRVGKGWREQALYP; translated from the coding sequence ATGACCAACCCTCTGGATACGTTCCAATCCTGGTTCGACGACGCCAAACGCCATGGCGTCCACGAGCCGTCCGCGATGGCGCTTTCCACCGTTGATGCCGATGGGCGTCCGTCCGTGCGCATGGTTTTGCTCAAACACGCCGACGAACACGGTTTCGTTTTCTACACCAACACCGACAGCCCCAAGGCCGATGACTTGCGCCACCTGCCCTACGCCGCGCTTTGTTTTTACTGGAATCCGCCCGGACGCCAGGTGCGCGTCACCGGCAAGGTTGAGGCCGTCACCACCGAGGAGGCCGATGCGTATTTCAACTCGCGCCCTTACCTGAGTCGCATCGGCGCCTGGGCTTCGAAACAATCGCAACCGCTCGATGGCTACGCGGAGCTCGAGCGCGCCGTCGCCGCGACCATGATCCAACACCCGCGCGGACGCATGCCGCGCCCGCCGCACTGGCACGGTTATCGCGTCGTCCCCGATGTCATCGAACTGTGGCAAGAGCGTCCGTTCCGGCTTCATGAGCGCGCCGCTTATAAACGCGTCGGCAAGGGCTGGCGCGAACAGGCGCTTTATCCGTGA
- a CDS encoding putative transporter has product MDWITQLFATESVARTVILLGVAGALGAALGKIKLYGISLGVAGVLFAGLLLGHFKLTFNHEVLDFVREFGLILFVYTLGLQIGPGFFASLRARGMILNLFAAGIVFLGVIVASTWIILGRTDAAVGVGLLSGATTNTPSLAAASQALKQLGAGDDAAVVQGLGYAIAYPFGIIGIIITMIAVRTVFRIDVQKEVAAAEAANRPSTPPPTTRNFEVRNPNLVGRTLGSVPGLADSGVVVSRISRDGVVRIAKPETPLQLGYILHAVGPAEGLDTLRVVIGTEAGVDLKALPGSVTNRRLIVTKPAMFGRPLAELTTFAQHQVVVTRVTRQGLEFTPVPGFRLQFGDILMVVGEEPQIVAVAAVVGNSPKALDTPQPLTFFLGIVLGVIVGFIPLFIPGLPAAVKLGLAGGPLVVAIIMSRLTTTGPLIWHVPHTANHMIREIGISLFLAAVGIKSGEKFVSVLLGAEGVRWLIYGALITIVPLLVIGFVARAWKKLNYAELCGLLAGSMTDPPALAFAQQTTGSDAPAVAYATVYPLVMLLRVFTGQLVVFLLYKAAAG; this is encoded by the coding sequence ATGGATTGGATCACCCAGCTCTTCGCCACCGAATCCGTTGCGCGCACCGTCATTCTGTTGGGCGTGGCGGGCGCCTTGGGCGCGGCCCTCGGAAAAATTAAACTCTACGGCATCAGCCTCGGTGTGGCTGGCGTGCTCTTTGCCGGTCTGCTGCTCGGGCATTTTAAACTCACGTTTAATCACGAGGTCTTGGATTTCGTGCGCGAGTTCGGACTGATCCTGTTCGTTTACACGCTGGGCCTGCAGATCGGTCCGGGTTTTTTTGCGTCACTGCGCGCACGCGGGATGATTCTCAACCTCTTCGCGGCGGGCATTGTTTTTCTCGGGGTCATCGTGGCTTCCACGTGGATCATTCTTGGACGCACGGATGCGGCGGTCGGCGTGGGTTTGCTGTCGGGCGCGACCACCAACACGCCGAGTCTGGCGGCGGCTTCGCAGGCGCTCAAACAGCTGGGAGCCGGTGATGATGCCGCGGTTGTGCAGGGGCTTGGCTATGCGATCGCTTATCCGTTCGGCATCATTGGCATCATCATCACGATGATCGCGGTGCGGACGGTTTTCCGCATTGATGTGCAGAAAGAAGTCGCCGCCGCCGAGGCCGCGAATCGTCCGTCAACTCCGCCGCCGACCACGCGCAATTTCGAAGTGCGCAATCCCAATCTCGTGGGTCGCACGCTGGGCTCGGTGCCCGGCCTCGCGGATTCGGGTGTGGTGGTGTCGCGAATCTCGCGGGATGGCGTGGTAAGGATCGCGAAGCCGGAGACGCCCTTACAGCTGGGCTATATCCTTCACGCGGTGGGCCCGGCGGAAGGATTGGATACGCTGCGCGTGGTGATCGGCACCGAGGCGGGCGTGGACTTGAAGGCGCTGCCGGGCTCGGTGACCAACCGCCGGTTGATTGTGACCAAGCCGGCGATGTTCGGGAGGCCCCTGGCCGAGTTGACGACGTTTGCGCAGCATCAGGTCGTGGTGACACGCGTGACGCGCCAGGGATTGGAGTTCACGCCTGTGCCGGGATTTCGCCTGCAGTTTGGTGACATCCTCATGGTGGTGGGCGAGGAGCCGCAGATCGTCGCGGTGGCCGCCGTGGTGGGCAACTCGCCGAAGGCCCTGGATACGCCGCAGCCGCTCACGTTTTTTCTCGGTATCGTTCTTGGTGTGATCGTGGGGTTTATTCCGCTGTTTATCCCCGGCCTGCCGGCGGCGGTGAAGCTCGGCCTCGCGGGCGGTCCGCTGGTGGTGGCGATCATCATGTCGCGACTCACCACGACGGGTCCGCTGATCTGGCATGTGCCGCACACGGCCAATCACATGATTCGCGAGATCGGCATTTCGCTTTTTCTGGCGGCGGTCGGCATCAAGTCCGGCGAGAAATTCGTGAGCGTGCTGCTCGGTGCCGAAGGCGTGCGCTGGCTGATCTACGGGGCGCTGATCACCATCGTGCCGTTGCTGGTGATCGGCTTTGTGGCGCGCGCGTGGAAAAAACTCAACTACGCCGAACTGTGCGGCCTGCTCGCCGGCTCGATGACGGATCCGCCCGCGCTGGCGTTTGCCCAGCAGACGACCGGCAGCGATGCGCCCGCCGTGGCGTATGCGACGGTGTATCCGCTGGTCATGTTGCTGCGGGTGTTCACGGGACAGCTCGTGGTGTTCCTGCTCTACAAGGCGGCGGCAGGGTGA
- a CDS encoding FAD-dependent oxidoreductase has product MHYDVVIAGGGFAGAYCAKTLGKLLGKGGEKRVALIAERNVLVFQPMLAEVAGSSLSPSAVVNPLRLLCRHVDVLQGGIHRIDWATKTLTLDGGRFTRNHAVTFDHLVLTLGSVTDLSRVPGMADHGRPMKSVADALRLRSTLINRLEEANLVEDAAMRARLLTFVVVGGGYTGVETAGQVQDFLRGSQKYYANLRDSKIRVVLVHGHPSLLIEIGQKLGEHALVVLKKRGIEVLLSTRVAEATASKVIFADGSFIEGHTIISTIGNAPNPVVLDLCRQLGIETEKGRVPTEPSMRVAGHPNLWTAGDCAAVPWNDRGELKISPPTAQLALRQGVQLGRNVARALAGQELKPFTYRYMGQLATIGEREAVAEVFGFHFSGFFAWWMWRTIYLGKLPGVLRKLRVMIDWTFELIFPRDLSLLLPPPDEILRPIHLEKGEGLFSRGDPCRAFYYVRRGTVELHEEGAAPRTLHAGAIIDQAELDGNNHWRVGAVATESSDVVVIRGRAHELLQTELRLTARGTA; this is encoded by the coding sequence ATGCATTATGACGTTGTGATTGCCGGTGGCGGCTTCGCCGGTGCCTATTGCGCAAAGACGCTTGGGAAGCTGCTGGGCAAGGGCGGGGAAAAACGCGTGGCGCTCATCGCCGAGCGCAATGTCCTGGTGTTCCAGCCGATGCTGGCCGAAGTCGCCGGCTCATCGCTCAGTCCGTCCGCGGTGGTGAATCCGCTTCGTCTGCTCTGCCGGCATGTCGATGTGCTGCAAGGCGGCATCCACCGCATCGATTGGGCGACGAAGACCCTCACGCTCGATGGCGGCCGATTCACGCGCAATCACGCGGTCACGTTCGATCATCTCGTGCTGACGCTCGGCAGCGTGACGGATCTTTCACGCGTGCCCGGCATGGCCGATCACGGCCGGCCGATGAAATCGGTGGCGGATGCGCTGCGACTGCGATCCACGCTCATCAACCGCCTTGAAGAGGCCAACCTCGTCGAGGATGCCGCCATGCGCGCGCGCTTGCTCACGTTTGTTGTAGTGGGTGGCGGATACACCGGCGTTGAAACGGCGGGACAAGTGCAGGATTTTTTGCGCGGCTCGCAGAAGTATTACGCCAACCTGCGGGACTCAAAGATTCGCGTCGTGCTCGTGCACGGGCATCCCAGCCTGTTGATCGAGATCGGGCAGAAACTCGGTGAGCATGCGCTGGTCGTGCTCAAGAAACGCGGTATCGAAGTGTTGCTTTCCACACGTGTGGCCGAGGCGACGGCGAGCAAAGTGATTTTCGCCGACGGTAGTTTTATCGAAGGACACACGATCATCTCGACGATCGGCAACGCTCCGAATCCGGTCGTGCTCGACCTGTGCCGTCAGCTTGGGATCGAAACGGAAAAAGGCCGTGTGCCGACAGAGCCCAGCATGCGCGTGGCCGGACATCCGAATTTATGGACGGCGGGCGATTGCGCCGCGGTGCCCTGGAATGACCGCGGTGAACTCAAGATCTCTCCGCCAACCGCGCAGCTGGCGTTGCGGCAGGGCGTGCAACTCGGGCGCAATGTCGCGCGCGCTCTGGCGGGGCAGGAGTTGAAGCCATTTACGTATCGTTACATGGGCCAGCTTGCCACGATCGGTGAACGCGAGGCGGTGGCCGAGGTGTTTGGTTTTCACTTCAGCGGATTTTTTGCGTGGTGGATGTGGCGCACGATTTACTTGGGAAAGCTGCCGGGCGTGCTGCGCAAATTGCGTGTGATGATCGACTGGACCTTCGAGCTGATTTTTCCGCGCGATCTCAGTCTGTTGCTGCCGCCACCGGATGAAATTTTGCGCCCCATTCATCTTGAAAAAGGCGAAGGGCTTTTTTCACGAGGCGATCCCTGCCGCGCGTTTTATTATGTGCGGCGCGGCACGGTGGAGTTGCACGAAGAAGGGGCCGCCCCGCGCACGTTGCACGCGGGCGCGATCATCGATCAGGCGGAACTCGACGGTAATAATCACTGGCGCGTGGGCGCTGTTGCCACGGAAAGTAGCGATGTGGTGGTGATCCGCGGGAGGGCCCACGAGTTATTGCAAACGGAGCTTCGCCTCACGGCGCGAGGCACGGCTTGA
- a CDS encoding PAS domain S-box protein, protein MSSHETPSTPVDDPTSPGEVTLPNWLSHGPDAASQLKLFFEHAPIGLSWREVDENGRPGKNIVNKRFCELIGLTPEQASNIDNVHKITHPDDWARQKALTAEIYAGKRNGFVLEKRYERPDGREVMCELTVVVLRNAEGRVTHHFAMLEDVSARHAAEQDLRRSESRWRTYLKIASEILFAITPEGTYKFVSDAWTPKLGHEVAEIIGHDYTEFIHPEELSLFRDFIAETLELGVSPRGIEYRVRHKDGHWVWHATTGSAYTDRDGRRAFFGVGRDVSIRRKAQEELKLALARREELEQIVNRSPSIVVLWLAEENWPVEYVSQSIRQFGYQPEDFTSRRLSFRGITHPDDRERVGAEVEAHAATNHHEYSQEYRIVCADGSVRWVDDHTVVRFDPEGNVTHHEGLITDITPRKDAEDRERALRERDLRLAGEVQHQLRPHVFPDIGEVEIEALSQASLHIGGDYYDVLPVDGRRWGFVIADVAGKGPAAALMMAACRATLRLCAAGEPSAATVVRRVNRALHGDMPPGMFISLFYGILDLDTNRLTYVRAGHEPALLLKAGGELELLSAGGLALGFDEGPVFDSLLEEAVLDLGPGDLLALYTDGITEAANASGDEFGRDRLVTTLVGQEETPLPRVVEKLNRYLRQFSALASRNDDRTLLLVRPR, encoded by the coding sequence ATGTCGTCGCACGAAACGCCTAGCACGCCCGTAGATGATCCGACCAGCCCGGGGGAAGTCACGCTTCCCAACTGGTTGAGCCACGGGCCCGACGCCGCAAGCCAGCTGAAGCTTTTCTTCGAGCACGCGCCGATCGGATTGAGCTGGCGCGAGGTCGACGAAAACGGCCGCCCGGGGAAAAACATCGTTAACAAGCGCTTTTGCGAACTCATCGGCCTCACACCCGAACAGGCGAGCAACATCGATAACGTCCACAAGATCACGCATCCCGATGACTGGGCGCGCCAGAAGGCGCTGACCGCCGAAATCTACGCGGGCAAGCGCAACGGTTTTGTATTGGAAAAACGCTACGAGCGTCCCGATGGCCGCGAGGTGATGTGCGAACTCACCGTGGTGGTCTTGCGCAACGCCGAGGGCCGGGTCACGCACCACTTCGCCATGCTGGAGGATGTTTCGGCGCGTCACGCTGCCGAACAGGACCTCCGCCGCAGCGAATCCCGCTGGCGCACCTACCTGAAGATCGCCAGCGAGATCCTCTTCGCGATCACGCCTGAGGGGACCTATAAATTTGTATCCGATGCCTGGACACCGAAGCTCGGCCATGAGGTCGCTGAAATCATCGGACATGACTACACGGAGTTCATTCATCCGGAAGAGCTCTCGTTGTTCCGGGACTTTATCGCCGAAACCCTCGAACTCGGGGTCAGCCCGCGCGGCATCGAGTATCGCGTGCGACACAAGGACGGCCATTGGGTCTGGCACGCGACTACCGGTTCGGCCTACACGGATCGCGACGGCCGTCGCGCCTTCTTCGGCGTGGGCCGCGACGTCAGCATCCGCCGCAAAGCGCAGGAGGAGCTCAAGCTCGCGCTCGCCCGTCGCGAAGAGCTGGAGCAGATCGTCAACCGTTCGCCGTCGATCGTCGTGCTCTGGCTCGCCGAGGAAAACTGGCCGGTGGAATACGTTTCGCAGAGCATCCGCCAGTTCGGCTACCAGCCGGAGGATTTCACCAGCCGCCGCCTGAGCTTCCGCGGCATCACGCATCCCGATGATCGCGAACGCGTGGGCGCGGAAGTCGAGGCGCATGCCGCCACCAACCATCACGAATACAGCCAGGAATACCGCATCGTGTGCGCCGATGGATCCGTGCGTTGGGTCGATGACCACACGGTCGTCCGCTTCGATCCGGAGGGCAACGTGACGCACCACGAAGGCCTCATCACCGATATCACGCCGCGCAAAGATGCCGAGGATCGCGAGCGCGCTCTCCGCGAACGCGACCTGCGTCTCGCTGGCGAAGTGCAGCACCAGCTTCGACCGCACGTTTTTCCCGACATCGGTGAAGTGGAGATCGAGGCCCTGTCGCAGGCGTCGCTGCACATCGGCGGAGATTATTACGACGTGCTGCCGGTCGACGGGCGCCGGTGGGGCTTTGTCATCGCGGACGTGGCGGGCAAGGGCCCGGCCGCCGCGCTGATGATGGCCGCCTGTCGTGCGACGCTGCGGCTGTGCGCCGCCGGCGAGCCCAGTGCCGCCACCGTGGTGCGCCGCGTCAATCGTGCGCTGCACGGCGACATGCCTCCCGGCATGTTCATTTCACTTTTTTACGGTATCTTGGATTTGGATACAAACCGGCTCACTTACGTGCGGGCGGGACATGAGCCGGCGTTGCTCCTGAAGGCCGGTGGCGAGCTCGAGCTTTTGTCTGCCGGCGGCCTGGCGCTCGGTTTTGACGAAGGTCCGGTGTTTGACTCCCTGCTCGAGGAAGCCGTGCTGGATCTGGGACCGGGCGATTTGCTCGCGCTCTATACGGACGGCATCACGGAGGCCGCGAATGCGTCGGGCGACGAGTTTGGTCGCGACCGCCTCGTGACCACGTTGGTCGGCCAGGAAGAGACCCCGTTGCCGCGCGTGGTGGAGAAACTGAACCGTTATCTCCGCCAGTTCTCGGCCCTCGCTTCGCGTAACGACGACCGCACGTTGCTGCTGGTTCGCCCGCGTTAA
- a CDS encoding DUF2007 domain-containing protein translates to MITVATCNNPMHAQLLKSVLEDSGIPSLIPNEYSAQTMPHLILAMGGIPIQVPAEHENAARELIRAFEAAAPDGDTFPPTIA, encoded by the coding sequence ATGATCACCGTGGCCACCTGCAACAACCCCATGCACGCCCAGTTATTGAAGTCGGTGCTCGAGGACAGCGGAATCCCTTCCCTCATTCCCAATGAATACAGCGCGCAGACCATGCCGCACCTGATTCTGGCGATGGGCGGAATTCCCATTCAAGTGCCCGCGGAACACGAGAACGCCGCCCGCGAACTGATCCGGGCATTCGAGGCGGCCGCGCCCGACGGAGATACGTTCCCGCCCACGATTGCCTGA
- a CDS encoding carbohydrate ABC transporter permease: MKISRFIIFALLAGYLVWVVYPMAWVAYSSLKTDEAIFREAFALPPLDALQTDNYTRAWNEARFGDYFINSVLVTLTSVALIVMLGAMAAYALARFYHPLGKGVFWLFLAGLMVPVQLSIVPLFFELRALGLLNSRTGLILVYTANGLPFAIFILAGFFKSLPRSLYEAAVVDGCSEASAFWRVMLPLAKPGLVTVAIFQFIGIWKEYFFAFMFTSGDAGASVRTLPLGLANLSITSQYRSDYGMLFAGLVIVTVPILIVFIALQKHLVKGVTAGALKG; encoded by the coding sequence ATGAAAATTTCACGCTTCATCATTTTCGCTCTGCTGGCGGGCTACCTCGTGTGGGTGGTTTATCCGATGGCTTGGGTGGCGTATTCATCGCTCAAGACCGATGAGGCAATTTTCCGCGAGGCGTTCGCGCTGCCGCCGCTCGATGCGTTGCAGACGGACAACTACACGCGGGCCTGGAACGAGGCGCGATTTGGAGATTATTTTATCAACTCGGTGTTGGTCACGCTCACCTCGGTTGCGCTGATCGTGATGTTGGGAGCGATGGCGGCGTATGCACTGGCGCGGTTTTATCACCCGCTGGGCAAGGGCGTCTTCTGGCTGTTTCTCGCAGGCCTGATGGTTCCGGTGCAGCTCTCCATCGTGCCGTTGTTTTTCGAGCTGCGTGCGCTCGGACTGCTCAACTCGCGCACGGGATTGATCCTGGTTTACACGGCCAACGGCCTGCCGTTCGCGATCTTCATTCTCGCGGGATTTTTCAAGTCGCTCCCGCGCTCGCTCTACGAAGCGGCGGTGGTGGATGGTTGCTCGGAGGCATCGGCCTTTTGGCGCGTGATGTTGCCGCTGGCGAAGCCGGGGCTGGTGACGGTCGCGATCTTCCAGTTCATCGGTATCTGGAAGGAGTATTTTTTCGCCTTCATGTTCACGAGCGGAGACGCGGGTGCCTCGGTGCGCACGCTGCCGCTGGGACTGGCCAATCTCTCCATCACCTCCCAATACCGCAGCGATTACGGGATGTTGTTTGCCGGTTTGGTGATCGTGACGGTGCCGATATTGATCGTATTCATAGCGCTGCAAAAACACCTCGTGAAAGGGGTGACCGCAGGCGCGTTGAAAGGTTGA